In Euphorbia lathyris chromosome 10, ddEupLath1.1, whole genome shotgun sequence, a single genomic region encodes these proteins:
- the LOC136209877 gene encoding DNA topoisomerase 6 subunit A — MADTSKGKKRRRADPDGEPELPFINRLKPDSTIMQTLQSLLESTTAASSSSKPLTLADLSLSSTCREVSDLSLSSVQSVIESVVLSVTQSILSGQGFSFNVPSRASTNQLYVPELDRIVLKDKNTLRPFANISSVRKATITARILALIHQLCRKDIHVTKRDLFYTDVKLFQDQTHSDAVLDDVSCMLGCTRSSLNVVASEKGVVVGRLIFSDNGDMIDCTKMGMGGKAIPPNIDRVGDMQSDALFILLVEKDAAYMRLAEDRFYNRFPCIIVTAKGQPDVATRLFLRKMRMELKLPVLALVDSDPYGLKILSVYGCGSKNMSYDSGNLTTPDIKWLGVRPSDLDKYKIPEQCRLPMTEQDIKTGKDMLEEDFVKKNPGWVEELSLMVKTKQKAEIQALSSFGFQYLSQVYLPLKLQQQDWI, encoded by the coding sequence ATGGCAGACACTTCCAAGGGCAAGAAACGCCGTCGCGCCGATCCTGACGGCGAACCTGAACTCCCTTTCATAAACCGTTTGAAGCCCGACTCAACAATCATGCAAACTCTCCAATCCCTCTTAGAGTCCACCACTGccgcctcctcctcctcaaagCCCTTAACCCTCGCCGACCTTTCCCTCTCCTCCACTTGCCGGGAAGTCTCCGACCTCTCTCTTTCCTCCGTCCAATCCGTCATCGAATCCGTAGTCCTTTCCGTCACTCAATCCATCCTCTCCGGTCAAGGCTTCTCCTTCAATGTCCCCTCACGCGCCTCCACTAACCAGCTCTACGTCCCTGAGCTCGACCGCATAGTACTAAAAGACAAAAACACCCTCCGTCCCTTCGCCAACATCTCCTCCGTACGAAAAGCCACAATCACCGCCAGAATCCTCGCTCTGATCCATCAGCTCTGCCGCAAAGACATCCACGTCACCAAGCGAGACCTCTTTTACACCGACGTCAAGCTTTTCCAAGATCAGACTCACTCCGACGCCGTTCTGGATGATGTTTCGTGTATGCTCGGGTGTACCAGATCTTCACTCAATGTGGTAGCCTCCGAGAAAGGCGTCGTCGTTGGTAGGTTGATTTTTAGTGATAATGGAGATATGATTGATTGTACTAAAATGGGGATGGGAGGGAAAGCAATTcccccaaatattgatagggtTGGGGATATGCAGAGTGATGCATTGTTCATACTGTTAGTAGAGAAAGATGCAGCTTATATGAGGTTAGCAGAGGATAGATTCTACAATAGATTCCCCTGTATTATCGTTACGGCGAAAGGTCAGCCGGATGTGGCTACAAGGTTGTTTTTGAGGAAGATGAGAATGGAGTTGAAGTTGCCAGTTTTAGCATTGGTGGATAGTGATCCTTATGGGCTAAAGATTTTGTCAGTCTATGGGTGTGGATCGAAGAACATGTCATATGACAGTGGTAATCTGACTACTCCAGATATCAAGTGGCTCGGGGTTCGACCATCCGATTTGGATAAGTATAAGATACCGGAGCAATGCAGGTTGCCGATGACTGAGCAGGATATTAAGACAGGGAAGGATATGTTGGAGGAGGATTTTGTGAAGAAGAATCCGGGATGGGTTGAGGAGTTGAGCTTGATGGTGAAGACGAAACAGAAGGCTGAGATTCAGGCTTTGAGCTCGTTCGGGTTTCAGTACTTGTCTCAGGTTTATTTGCCGTTGAAGCTGCAGCAGCAGGATTGGATTTAA